A region of the Candidatus Eremiobacteraceae bacterium genome:
GTGGGGATCTCGATTGGATTGCGCTCTTCTTCGAGGCACGCAAGCACTTTCTCGAGTTCGACGAATTTCATGTACGGACAATGCGGGCAAGGCGCGATCGAATAGAATCGCTTCTCGGGATGTTGTTCCTTCAACCGTAGGAGCAAACCTGACTCCGTCAATACGATAAATTCGCGATGATCGCTGCGCGCGGCGAAATCCATCAAGCCCTGCGTAGAGCCTACGAAATCGGCCATCTCCAGCACTTCCGGCGAGCACTCGGGATGTGCGAGAACCAGCGCATCGGGTGAGAGCTTCTTGCGCGCTTCGACCATTGACGGTCTGATGACGAAGTGCGTGGGACAGTAGCCATCCCACAGGATGAGCTTCTTGTCGGGAGTATGCTTTTGCACCCACGCGCCTAAGAACTTATCCGGCGCGAACAAAACTTCGCGATCGGGCAGCGACTGCACCACTGCGGCGGCGTTCGTGGAGGTGCAGCAGATATCCGATTCGGCCTTCACCTCGGCGAATGTGTTGACGTAACTCACCAGCGGACGGCCCGGATACTGGGCCTTGAACGCCCGCGCCTGATCGCCTGTGATCATGTCCGCCATGCCGCAGCCGGCTTTCATGTCGGGTAGCAAGACGAGCTTGTTCGGGCTCAGCAGCTTTGCGGTTTCGGCCATGAAGTGCACGCCGCAAAAAACGATGATGTCGGCCTTGGTTCGCGATGCCTCACGGCTCAGATTCAACGAATCGCCGATGAAGTCGGCGACTTCCTGGACTTCGCCGCGCTGGTAGATGTGCGCAAGTACGACTGCGTTCTTGGCAACAGCCAACTCGCGGATTCGCCGCTGCACGGCGAGAACTTCGGGTGTGATTTCGCGCGGTTGAGTGCCGTCGTCGGCGGGTAGCGCAAAGGCCATGAGAACGGTTCCTTTGTCGCCCGACTGTGGAAACGCCTCGTTTCGGTTCCCGGCGTTGGCGTCAAACGTCGCTTCGCCGGCGTCGATTTATCGTTTTATATGACGTCGGGAAAGTGTGATGCGGGTCGCTCTCATGCGACGTCCAAAGGAAAGGGCTCGCCCGCTCTCCGAACGGGAATCGTAAAGTGGAACGAAAACCGTATTTCATCCAGTTGTCCGATACACATCTCTTCGCCGACCCGGCCGCCCGGTTGTGGAACGTCGCACCCGACGCACGCTTGGACGCCGTCATCGATTCGCTTGCTTCCACGTCGCCCGATCCCGAATTTGTCATCGTCACGGGCGACTGCTCGGCCGACGGCAGCCCGGAATCGTATAGACGCCTGCGCGAGAAGATCGCACGTCTATCGGCCAACGTCTATTACATTCCGGGGAATCACGACGACTCACCGTTCATGGCGCGTTATCTCGCGGACCGGACCCTTGCGCGCTTCGAAAAGTTCACTCAAGTGTTCGACGCCTGCGGCTGGCGCTTCGTCTTGCTCGACAGTTCGGTGGCTGGCGAAGACGGCGGTTCGATCGGCAACGACCAACGCGACTGGCTGCGCTCGCAGTTGGCGCGCGACCCAAAAATGCCGACCGTCGTCGCGATGCACCACAATCCATTGCCCGTCGGATCGCGATGGCTTGACACGATGACGATCTCGGACGCCCCCGCGCTCCTGGCGGTGCTCGACACGGCCCCCCAGGTGAAACTCGTGATCTTCGGCCACGTACACCAAGAGTTCGAAGCCCGAAGAGGCTCGACTCTCTATACAAGCGCTCCGTCGACATTTTTCCAGTTTAAGCCGCGTTCGGCTGAATTCGGTCAAGACGAGTCGCGCAAACCAGGGGCGC
Encoded here:
- the nadA gene encoding quinolinate synthase NadA, translated to MAFALPADDGTQPREITPEVLAVQRRIRELAVAKNAVVLAHIYQRGEVQEVADFIGDSLNLSREASRTKADIIVFCGVHFMAETAKLLSPNKLVLLPDMKAGCGMADMITGDQARAFKAQYPGRPLVSYVNTFAEVKAESDICCTSTNAAAVVQSLPDREVLFAPDKFLGAWVQKHTPDKKLILWDGYCPTHFVIRPSMVEARKKLSPDALVLAHPECSPEVLEMADFVGSTQGLMDFAARSDHREFIVLTESGLLLRLKEQHPEKRFYSIAPCPHCPYMKFVELEKVLACLEEERNPIEIPTATMLRARTSIERMMAVV
- a CDS encoding phosphodiesterase, coding for MERKPYFIQLSDTHLFADPAARLWNVAPDARLDAVIDSLASTSPDPEFVIVTGDCSADGSPESYRRLREKIARLSANVYYIPGNHDDSPFMARYLADRTLARFEKFTQVFDACGWRFVLLDSSVAGEDGGSIGNDQRDWLRSQLARDPKMPTVVAMHHNPLPVGSRWLDTMTISDAPALLAVLDTAPQVKLVIFGHVHQEFEARRGSTLYTSAPSTFFQFKPRSAEFGQDESRKPGARIVRLGHEGIAGTIVRVAMEGRRAS